AAATCAAACTTTCGCGGGAAATTTTAGGTGATAAACTTGCGAAATGTAAGAGTTCGATGCTCCGGTTGAGCTTACATATATACAAACTTAATTTACAAATAAACTAGAAATTTAACTATGATGTGAGTGGAACCACATGTTGAAACCTATGATGAATTGATAGCACCAGGCGCGCAAGGGGAGCCGGCGGCTTGTGTCGGCAAGTCAGGCGGGATATCGCAGAGGGGGGCTCGTCTGCCACGGAGTTCAACCGGCTCATCAGCTTCATCAATCAACTCAGCTTGCACGCCACCAAGTCCGGATAAAGAGTAGCAGAGGCCGAGGGCTACAGAAATTTAAACAGGAGGCGCAAGCAGAATACAGTATCTTCTCACTTATACAAAAAAGGAACGAAACAGGGGAAAATAAATGATCGCAAAATATCCCCAAAAATAAAGAAGTTCATGTTAATTAGTACTGCCTCTGTTTCAAAAAGTTAGTTTATAGCTTTCTAAAAAAAACTTTACATTTTGGACCGAAGATAATACTTACATTATACTAGAAAATATGCCCGTGCGTTGTAGTAGGAGAGAAAGTGTTGCGCTACGAGACATAAAAAAACCATCAGCTTTAGCAAACCCACTGCAAGCTCCACTGTTAGGTGCTCCGCCACTGCCTCATGTCTACCTGAAATACTGGCCCAACAAAGAAATTCCCACATCCGTGCTGCTTAACTCTATCCACCCGTTTCATGGGTGTTTGCTCCTTCTCGTCTTCCTTTGCGGTGCAGACACTATTTCCATCCGCCAAACACCGCAGTGGGGAACCATGTCGccttcatctccaatctcttggcTCTCGGTGGCACCACTGACACCCAACGTAGAGGCTCTCGGTCGCTCCATCTAAGAGCATGTGCAGTCGTGTTTCTCAAAGTGTTCCTCAAAtcacgccggatcgagcgttttggGACGCTTTTTCTTCGTGCCGTGTTTGGGGGACATCGCTACCCAGTTGCTCCCCCAAAAGAGGCCCTAATTTTTTTGTTAGATTATTAAAAAACACAACCATTTTATTAAACctagcatacaaataaatatgtttgctaaattattttcaaattaaaatacaacaaacaataagaaactaaacaaatataataaagTGGGGCTAGATCAAGGCGCCGCCGCATTTGCTGATATCTTTTGACCCTCCACAGATGCTCAATGAGATCATGTTGAAGTTGCTCGTGAACATTGCTATCACGGATCTCTgtgtgcatggcgagaaaatcagcaaaatctgcaggcacgtCATGATCAACCTCCAAGAGGGCCCTGTCACTCATAGAGACCAACATGTGTCCCGAcccgattcttgcggtcatcctcgatgatcatgttgtgcatgatcacacaagtctacatcacctcccacattttttCTTGAGAACAGCTTAGAGAAGGGTACCGAACAATAGCAAATtaagcttgaagcacaccaaatgctcgctcgacatccttcctgcaagcctactGTCGCGAAGCAAAGTGATAATTCTTTTGACCAGATGGAGAcgtgattgttttgacaaaagtcgcTCATTTTGaccagcttgaagtaggggtcgaattctcgaacgccgtggagggtattcatgaacaaacccttgatcatcctataccggcgccgaaaattgtagGCATGTGTTGCTTCATCTGCGAAGTAATCattgtgcagcatggtatgcccctccatcctctgccgagGCTTCGACTTCTTTCTTCCCGCCTTTGAACCTccacggcgcggcctcttcctcttctccgcatcGGCGTCAAACATGttttggagggacgcgatgatcgacAAATCCTCCCGAttgtcgtcgtcgaaggcttgctcttcCTTGATCATTTGGATGATCATCTCGTCATCACTATCCATGTCTGAAGTAAAATAAATGGTTGAAATTCATCCGTGTCGCACCTCCACGACAAGACGACAAGACGCCAAACACCTTCTGTGCGTGGAGAAGGAACAGATTTGCCAGCGCGTTTTGGAATGAGTTGGCGAAGCGGCGAGAAAGCCAGCCGTCGCGACGGCATCCGATTCGAGAGAGATTGACCGTCGAGATTGCCCGACTCGTGggcttaagagcatctccactcgtctccccgcagagccccccacggccactttttttcatccggacggcgaaaaacggcccagtaaggcccccggttcctcgttttgatccggatttgagcctattttcgtccggactccccatgccatccccggccccccggggagcgctcggggactccggatgaagctaaaccaaccgcccacgcccacgtgtctcctctttcgtccggattccccgagccgtcctctttttccccgagaaacgccgcttggggagcacacgactggaaatatactgccccccacgccaaatcttcctccaatccggacaaaaatttcgccggatttgggcgtggggagcgccaacgagtggggatgctctaactccACCACTGGGCCCAATTTCAGATCCTGTCCCCGAGTCCTCATGCCACCTTTATAAATAACCATCAAACTTTCTTCTAAATTACTAGCCGCAACCTTCACATATTTCTTCTCCACGCCCTCACATTCGCGGAATTGCCACAGAAGCCCTTCCGGCTGTCTGCGCAAGTTTCTGCCGCCGCGATGAAGTCCGGTTCAGGAAACCAAGAACCGGTGAATGGGCACGGGCAACGCGAGGACTCCAAGAACGGCGCCTCCGATGGGGCCCCGAGCGCTGTGGCAGCCCAAGGCGGCGCCGATGCCTCCTCGCCATCGCGTCTCCCTGCAGCGCCCGTCGGAGGCGGAAGCCGCGGCACCAATGGATCGAGCTCCGCCACGGTGGGGGTCGACCAGAAGGGCGAGTTGCCCGCCGCCATTCCTCTTCCGGAACCTCCCGCTCCAAGCTCCGCGGGAAGCAGCTCCCCCGACAGCGCCTGGCCGTTCGGAGCCGGGACGGTAAGCTCTGCGGCCGTCGACTGCAAGGAAGTGTTCGACCGGCTGGTTCGAGCGCAGGCGGCTATCAACGAGGCCGGCAGGGGATCGGCCGAGgagggggagaagaagaagaagaagaagccggaGGTGGACCAGGTGATGGCCCGTATCTCCTTTCTGCGACGCATTGTTGTTTCTTGGAGTTCTTGAAGTGCGTTCTTGAGCGTTTCTTGGTTTCCCCCGACTAGGTGGAATCGTCGCACCACAAGAAGGCGCTTTGGAGCAAGCTTAGGAACTATTTCACCCGCAAGGTATAGCCTGAATCTGCTCTCTCGCTTGTGCTTTATTGGCTCGTCTGTGCATTTGTATGCCATTCTTAATTGTTCTGGATGTGAATCGTTGAACCTTGAGGGGTGATTTAGAGCAACAGAAACCGAATCTTTGGGCCAAGAGTGTACCGGGCATCCCTGTAGCAACCTATTTTTGTGAATCGAATGTGGAATCAGGATTATGGGTTTCCTTCTTGATATCTGTTTCTTCATGATTAATTTCGGGGCTAATGCCTACAATCAAGGCAAGAAATCTTGGTTACAGAATGATGATGTGGCATCCTAGAGTAGAGGGGGAATCTTGGACTAATGTTAGGAGTAGCTTGGTCTTTTGATTTTGCCAAGAGCACAGGCTTCCTTGTTGCTTGTCGGTCTTCCCGCAGTGTGGTATTTGAAACAAATGGCTATCTTGTTGTAATTTCTTCAAGTCTGTAGTAAGTTGTGGGGAAATCATGGGGTCATGTCCCAATTACTGCAATTTTTTGGTAACAGGGATTGAGTCAAATATGAGCTTTCTTTCTAAACAAATTTTGATATCAGAAAATTTAATCTAGACAGTTGCTCGGGATTGCATAACTGGACATAATTTCTGTAAACCACTTGGCATTTACATGCAAAATCGCTGACAGCCTACTATGCAGTTTTGTGGACAAATTCACCATTTGGTTGATTGGTACCTGGAACTTGCTCAGAAGCTTCAAATTATTCATGTAAAAAGTTGGCaaaatcaaagaaaattttcttgtTTATCAATTAAATTCATTTCTTGTTCCCTTGTTTcttattttgaaatgtttgatccTCAGATTAATTCTGTAAAACAGTAAGTCTGGCACGATATCTGGATTTTAACCTGTTTTCTTGTCGAATAGGTTGTTGATAGAGAAAAATGGGAAATGTATGAGGAACATGTGGGTCACCAGGTTTGGCTCCATTTTGCCTTTTATAATGTTCAAAACAGTAGTGCATGAAATATTGGGATCAAAGTCCTAGATCACATGATACTGTGATTCATGGCCCTGTACAATCAACTGTTCATATGGATGATGTTCTCTTTTATGGAATACTATATTATGTTAACTGTTGATTGTGATAGTTCGGATAGAACCTGGACTGTCTTTTAGTGTTCTCAAGTTCATCCAACATTAATATATACTTTATTCTTCTCTTATTGAACAACATCCAATCAGTATCAATGATAGAATTATACATGTTAGTGGTCTCATACATTTTCAAAGCAAACGGGAACCTGAAAATTGAAATAAAAACAAAATGTCCATCACATTTGAAATATGCTGTTTCCATGTTCTACTCAGTGTAATTTGAATTCCTATATTTGTGTGTTTGTTGCAGACAAATCCTATCGCTGAAGTCTTTGATTATTATCGTGTTCCCGAAGATATGGCTGTTTGTGTGAATCTTGATGCCTATTTGAGATTCAGACCGGTGTATGGAGATGGGGAGTGTTTCTACAGGAGCTTCATATTTTCCTACCTTGTAATTTCCCTCCTCTCTTTTCCTTGGCGCATGATGCATCTTTAGTTATTTAATTGGATTTCTTTTGTGCGAATGTCCAACAGGAGCAAATTCTTGATAGGCAGGACACACATGAGGAACACCGTCTCCTTGATACCATTAAAAGAGTGTCTATGCAACATACAAATCTTGGATGGACCTCCTCTGGGTTTCGCAGGAGCTACAAAGTAAGTTCTCTTCTCCATTTTTTTTTTCTGAGATAAACAGGCTTGTAAGGGATGATTCTCTACAGGTTACAGTAACTTCAGGCTGGATCTGGCATCTCACTATCTTTGTTTTATCATTTGCAGGAGATACACAACTGCTTAACAGTAGTGGCATGCCATCACAGTTTTACACACTGTTGGCATAAACTCAAATTCGAAGTTTTCTGTAAAGTTAACAAGCCAATTCTAACAAAAATGAACCTTAAGAGAAATCTACTTGCAGAGGAGCAATGAGACAATATAATGGGGAGGAATAGAATTGTATGCTTGTTTCGTTTGAAAACAAACGATGTGCACATGCTGCTTCTTATGGTGCAGCCACCTCACTGTTCTGTTACCAAACATTTTCTGCCATAACTACTATGCTATATTATGTGCTTAATGACAGAAACTTTTCAGACGTGTTGTTCTGTGTTCTTTCATATCCTGGTATCAATTCAATTTTCTGTAACCTAATGTTGTTACCTATGATATGTAATGGTTATCAGATGTGAACTATTGAGTTGCTGATTCTTTCAGGCATTTAAGAAGCTGATAAATAAAGTAATGGGATGGAAGAGACAAGGCAGGTGGAACAGCATAGCATCACCTAACAGGTTTTTGATTCGCTTGGTTTTCTGCTATTCCATCAAAGTATCATGGCCAAATGCATCCATCTTACTGAcataacatgtgtgctctttttaGCTACCGTAAAGAGAAACTTCTTGCGTTCTTCAGCACCTACAATAAAACGGAAGACAGTGAGAAAAAAACACCCTTGAACTTATCATTCCTTCAGCTCATCATAATTCTTGTTTCTGACAAATTTTGTCGGTTAGTTTTTGTTTTCCTCAGATTAGTAGTAGCTATCCAGATCTGCTCGCACGGGGAAGAGTATGGACAGCTTATCACTGGGCTCAGCCAACATTACACTCTGAAAGATGTCAGTATCAGCATCTCTTCTTCTCTTTACATTCTTGGATATACATACGGTCACTCATTTTACCTGACCCATTTCTGTACAAACAGTGGTGCTTCTTGTGTGTCACCCCAGCTCGTGAGTTTACGGACCATATTATGATGACGGCCTTGGCCAGAGCGCTTGAGGTACCCCTCAGACTGGAGCGGCTCCATGGAGTAGGATCTGATGAAGATAATATCTACACCAGGCCTGGAGATGTGAGTGTGACCTTGCTGTACACGGGTAATCACTACGACATCATCTACCCACGCGATGCGTTGGTAGAAGATCCTGCTGATTAGAGTTCAAGTCAACAGCGTTGCTGGGTTTGGTGGTAGAGATTTAGACATAGACTGATGTACGAGTAGGCATGGCATAAACTTGTGCATTCTTCTGTTTGCCCAAACTGCTGGTGCCGATTGATTGATCACAGGCTGCTCCCTTGTCTGAAGAAGAGCGGTGTGTTgtattttgtttgaatttttggcTGGTATATATACAGTGAATCTTTGGTTATCACACTCGAACTTCTTAATTGTGTCCAGTTTTAAGTGTATAATCATACACGCTATTAACATTTCAGCAGCGATAAAGCAACATTTGCTTACGACAGATTGTGGTGTCATGGAATCAAGGCATGAATGTTTCTGTCCGCTTGTTGTGGAAGAAACAACAAGTATTGCCTCTTTCGTGGCTTCCCGGTTGGTGGTTGCTCTTCCTTTGGTAACCTGTTTTATATCTTCCTACCAGTACATGTTATTAGCCACTCAAACAAAGCTGGGTTAAGCTGAGTTGGGCTGGTGCTGATCACAATTTAAGCCAAGAGATCCCTCATGCAGAAATTCAACAGATGAGACTGGGTTAAGTTAGTTACTGTGAAGTGTTTTTATACTGTTTATCCATGAATTGTTTTGTGTTAGGACGTGAATGGCATTATTTAACTTTTTACTCacccttggatgcagaagctggggtgatttttcccccatttcgaaaaaaaaagttATTAAACCTGATAACCTTTTGTTACAAGAGACTTCAAACGTGGTATCTATATAGTTGGAACTAGATACCACAAACAAGTGCGTACAGAAAAGGGCTTCACGATTACACTTTTCTTACTGCCGAACACTTCTGATTGTTGAATATTGTAAGATTATTTATTTAGATTATTAACCCGAACACCTTGCATGCATTTCACTGATTAACTGTTTGCAAAAAGCTCTAATGACTTGATTTCACTAATTAACAGCCTACCTAGCAGAGACAATGCTACACATGCTCCAATCTTTCTGTCATTTACTTTTTGCAAATGATCATATCATTCACCGCTGAATTTGTTGTTATAATGCTCCAATTCTGTTTCACAAGTTGTTGGTTTATGCAATTTTCTCATTTTAGGAGTATTGTATGGTTTGATGCCTTCACGCTACACATTTACTCTTTGGATTTTCTTTATTTATCCATTATATTTGTGCTTCAGTTCTGcgcaatccgctcttcattctgtcgaatacaTTGCTTGCATAGACAATTTTGATTGAAATAAATTCTAGTTGCAGGGCATTCACGCATTGgtgatgccattagacaagccgacgCTACCAACATTTGTTCGGGAGGATGGGtacttgacgatccgcaacatagACAGGTCAGATAGTAATTTAAGTTTTCCATCTCTGGAAGctgtaggaatttctttgaacggTGCACGTTGGTCGCCCATCCCACCATTTCTATTCGAATACAAACTACCAGAAACACAACTATTGAGGATACAAATCATTTAGGAGGCCGTACAAATATGAAGTAGAACGGCCATGACGTTACGAGG
This Lolium perenne isolate Kyuss_39 chromosome 1, Kyuss_2.0, whole genome shotgun sequence DNA region includes the following protein-coding sequences:
- the LOC127321784 gene encoding uncharacterized protein gives rise to the protein MKSGSGNQEPVNGHGQREDSKNGASDGAPSAVAAQGGADASSPSRLPAAPVGGGSRGTNGSSSATVGVDQKGELPAAIPLPEPPAPSSAGSSSPDSAWPFGAGTVSSAAVDCKEVFDRLVRAQAAINEAGRGSAEEGEKKKKKKPEVDQVESSHHKKALWSKLRNYFTRKVVDREKWEMYEEHVGHQTNPIAEVFDYYRVPEDMAVCVNLDAYLRFRPVYGDGECFYRSFIFSYLEQILDRQDTHEEHRLLDTIKRVSMQHTNLGWTSSGFRRSYKEIHNCLTVVACHHSFTHCWHKLKFEVFCKVNKPILTKMNLKRNLLAEEQ